The Candidatus Poribacteria bacterium genome includes a region encoding these proteins:
- a CDS encoding sulfatase produces MNNSYKNVMFVIADDWSRIAKCYGNEIIRTPHIDAFAERGVVFDYAFCTSPSCAVSRACILTGQHSHTHGQYGHCHGIHGFRTHEYMQSVPKILKAHGFATACIGKKHVEPVSVYPFDFEPKVDPRSPVDIAAKVTQFLDENVDTPFYLHIGSSYPHRAGKGFGNDRTHAGIEPSPYTPDEIIVPNFLPDVPAVREDLADYYESVSRWDAVVGAVLDALDASGRADETLVFVTTDHAMPFPGAKASSFDSGHHCPLLISSPTQQKRGFHNQALVNWVDFCPTMLEWCGVAHPDGTESLPGRSLLTVLEDDSPHPANGDWEETYFSHCFHEVTNYYPYRVLRGRRYKYVRNLAYQLETPLPSDLFRSISWTAVRNDNVQHLGDRQRTEFLQQSREALFDMQNDPAESQNLIDVPELQDIANEMRQKVIEFRQNTEDPWLEQSFQEGETGPFFT; encoded by the coding sequence ATGAACAATTCCTATAAAAACGTTATGTTCGTCATCGCCGACGATTGGAGTCGCATCGCGAAGTGCTACGGAAATGAGATTATCCGAACCCCGCACATCGATGCATTTGCCGAACGCGGCGTTGTGTTTGACTACGCATTCTGTACAAGTCCCTCCTGTGCCGTGAGCCGAGCGTGTATCCTCACGGGACAGCATAGCCATACACATGGGCAATATGGACACTGCCACGGTATTCACGGATTCCGCACACACGAATACATGCAATCGGTGCCGAAAATTCTGAAAGCGCATGGATTCGCTACGGCGTGCATCGGAAAGAAACACGTTGAACCCGTAAGCGTTTATCCCTTCGATTTTGAACCGAAAGTTGATCCCCGAAGCCCTGTGGACATAGCAGCAAAGGTTACCCAATTTCTCGATGAGAATGTAGACACACCCTTTTATCTTCACATCGGCAGCAGTTATCCGCATAGGGCGGGTAAAGGCTTCGGAAATGATCGAACGCATGCCGGCATTGAACCCTCCCCTTACACACCTGACGAAATCATTGTCCCGAATTTCCTACCGGACGTGCCCGCTGTCCGTGAAGATCTCGCAGACTATTACGAGAGTGTTTCGCGGTGGGACGCCGTCGTAGGTGCGGTTTTGGATGCCCTTGACGCTTCCGGACGCGCAGATGAAACCCTCGTCTTTGTTACAACTGACCACGCAATGCCATTTCCGGGCGCCAAGGCCTCCAGTTTTGATAGCGGACACCACTGCCCACTCCTCATCTCCAGTCCGACGCAACAGAAACGCGGTTTCCACAATCAAGCACTCGTCAACTGGGTAGACTTTTGTCCAACAATGTTAGAGTGGTGCGGTGTCGCGCATCCCGATGGTACGGAATCACTCCCCGGGAGATCGCTGCTCACCGTCTTAGAGGACGACAGTCCACATCCAGCTAACGGCGACTGGGAGGAAACGTATTTTTCTCACTGTTTCCATGAGGTAACGAACTACTATCCCTATCGCGTGTTACGCGGCAGACGATATAAGTACGTCCGCAATCTCGCATACCAATTGGAGACACCACTCCCAAGCGATCTGTTCCGTTCAATCTCATGGACAGCCGTGCGGAACGACAACGTCCAGCACCTCGGTGACCGACAACGGACCGAATTCCTACAGCAGAGTCGTGAGGCTTTGTTTGACATGCAGAACGATCCAGCGGAGTCACAAAATCTCATTGACGTCCCTGAGTTACAAGACATAGCCAACGAGATGCGCCAAAAGGTTATCGAATTCCGTCAGAACACCGAGGATCCGTGGCTCGAGCAGTCCTTCCAGGAAGGCGAGACCGGTCCGTTTTTCACGTAG
- a CDS encoding AAA domain-containing protein has protein sequence MQKNYDLEAMNARIQADSGLIQQILTETGKVIVGQKALLEGLVIGLLCNGHILLEGVPGLAKTTAVSALAQTIDASFNRLQFTPDLLPADLVGTLIYDQQKGDFYTKKGPIFANVILADEINRAPAKVQSALLEAMQERQVTIGGTTYPLDDPFLVLATQNPIEHEGTYPLPEAQVDRFMLKIKVDYPSHAEELQILRRMTTEAISTIQPVISPEDIIRFREVVRNIYMAEQLENYIVDLVCATRAPEAYQLDELSTLIEYGASPRATIFLAFAARARAFLSQRGYVTPEDIHAVGMDVLRHRIIISYEAEADGRDVESIIDQVFAKIEVP, from the coding sequence ATGCAAAAAAATTACGATTTAGAAGCGATGAACGCCCGCATCCAAGCCGACAGTGGGCTTATACAGCAGATCCTCACGGAGACGGGGAAAGTTATTGTCGGGCAGAAAGCGTTATTAGAGGGGTTGGTGATAGGCTTACTCTGCAACGGACATATCCTGCTCGAAGGAGTACCCGGACTCGCAAAAACGACCGCCGTGAGTGCGCTTGCCCAGACGATTGACGCTTCTTTCAACCGCCTGCAGTTCACGCCGGATCTACTCCCAGCCGATCTTGTCGGCACACTCATCTACGATCAACAGAAGGGGGATTTCTACACGAAAAAAGGACCCATTTTTGCCAACGTTATCCTCGCAGATGAGATAAATCGCGCACCCGCCAAAGTGCAAAGTGCTTTACTCGAAGCGATGCAGGAACGACAGGTAACCATCGGTGGCACGACCTATCCACTTGACGATCCGTTTCTCGTTCTGGCGACCCAAAATCCGATTGAGCATGAAGGCACCTATCCGCTCCCCGAAGCGCAAGTGGATAGATTTATGCTCAAGATTAAGGTGGACTATCCGTCGCATGCAGAGGAATTGCAAATTCTTCGCCGAATGACGACTGAAGCGATCTCCACGATCCAACCCGTGATTTCTCCGGAAGATATTATCCGATTCCGAGAGGTCGTCCGAAACATCTACATGGCAGAGCAGTTGGAGAATTATATCGTCGACTTGGTGTGTGCGACGCGGGCACCGGAAGCGTATCAGTTGGATGAACTTAGCACGCTGATTGAATACGGAGCCTCGCCGCGTGCGACCATTTTTTTGGCATTTGCGGCGCGGGCGCGGGCGTTCCTTTCACAGCGCGGTTACGTTACGCCTGAAGACATCCACGCAGTCGGCATGGACGTGCTAAGACATAGGATCATCATCAGTTATGAAGCAGAGGCGGACGGACGCGACGTTGAGAGTATTATTGATCAGGTGTTTGCAAAGATCGAGGTGCCTTAA
- a CDS encoding type II toxin-antitoxin system HicB family antitoxin: MKTQTFTASILQEEELFIARCLEIDIASQGKSEEEAIENLKEALELYFEPPCPTVMPKLRKFEVSIGADEFDRL, translated from the coding sequence GTGAAAACGCAAACATTCACGGCGAGTATCTTGCAGGAAGAGGAGTTGTTTATTGCCCGATGTTTAGAGATAGATATTGCGAGTCAAGGTAAAAGTGAAGAGGAAGCGATCGAAAATCTCAAAGAGGCGTTAGAACTCTATTTTGAGCCTCCTTGTCCAACCGTAATGCCAAAGCTTCGCAAATTTGAAGTATCCATTGGTGCCGATGAATTCGATAGACTTTAA
- the argG gene encoding argininosuccinate synthase: MNIDTLKGKTVGAAVSGGLDSCTITKWLVDNGVKVVCFTADLGQPDERDVSEIRERMLACGAEDAIIVDAKDALGEAGIRLVQCQAMYEGGYWNTTGIARHVTVKALLPEMERRDITILTHGATGRGNDQVRFQLATNMLNPHFAVYAPWRDPDFLKIFGGRKEMIDFCQAHNLPITATHEKPYSTDANLLGLTHEAGRLESLKTPAGFISPGMGVHPKDAPDDVEHFTVTFARGTPVEVNGSPVTPLQGLLEANRIGGRNGIGIGIHTVENRFVGIKSRGVYESPGMELLGKCYEFLLQLILDRRARRHFDDVAATIAEQIYQGYWFDAATQALLSSIQPLTDLASGTLTVALYKGNVAFHAAGGVPHSLYSEETASMEAIGDFDHADSEGFLAVLGVGARASAVAGQTQE; the protein is encoded by the coding sequence TTGAATATTGATACATTAAAAGGAAAAACGGTGGGTGCGGCTGTGTCGGGTGGCTTGGATAGTTGCACTATCACGAAGTGGTTGGTCGATAACGGGGTCAAGGTCGTCTGTTTTACGGCAGATCTCGGTCAACCCGATGAACGGGACGTTTCTGAAATCCGGGAACGGATGTTGGCATGCGGTGCCGAAGATGCGATTATTGTCGACGCGAAGGACGCGCTTGGGGAAGCGGGTATCCGTCTCGTTCAGTGCCAAGCGATGTATGAAGGCGGGTATTGGAATACGACTGGTATCGCGAGACATGTCACCGTGAAAGCACTCCTGCCGGAAATGGAAAGACGCGACATCACTATCTTAACACACGGCGCAACAGGTAGAGGCAACGATCAGGTGCGGTTTCAACTTGCTACCAATATGCTCAATCCACACTTCGCTGTCTACGCACCGTGGCGGGATCCGGACTTCCTCAAGATCTTCGGTGGTAGGAAAGAGATGATAGACTTCTGCCAAGCGCACAATCTACCGATTACCGCCACACACGAGAAACCCTACTCAACCGATGCAAACCTGTTGGGACTCACACATGAAGCTGGACGACTCGAATCGCTGAAAACGCCTGCTGGGTTCATCAGTCCCGGTATGGGTGTGCATCCGAAAGATGCCCCTGACGACGTAGAACACTTTACGGTTACCTTTGCCCGCGGAACACCTGTTGAGGTTAACGGGAGTCCTGTCACACCGCTCCAAGGTCTCTTAGAAGCGAATCGTATCGGTGGACGCAATGGGATCGGGATCGGCATCCATACCGTTGAAAACCGGTTTGTCGGGATTAAGAGTCGTGGCGTTTATGAATCTCCAGGGATGGAATTACTCGGGAAGTGTTACGAGTTTCTGCTCCAACTGATTTTAGATAGACGGGCGCGTCGACACTTTGACGATGTAGCCGCCACGATTGCGGAACAAATATATCAGGGTTACTGGTTCGATGCGGCGACGCAAGCATTGCTATCTTCTATCCAACCACTGACCGATTTGGCGAGTGGAACCCTCACAGTGGCACTCTACAAAGGGAATGTGGCATTCCACGCCGCGGGGGGTGTCCCGCATTCACTCTATTCCGAGGAGACAGCGTCTATGGAAGCGATCGGTGATTTCGATCATGCGGATTCGGAAGGGTTCTTAGCGGTACTCGGTGTAGGGGCGCGGGCATCGGCTGTTGCTGGACAGACCCAGGAGTAA
- a CDS encoding restriction endonuclease subunit R — MELKDYQQQALNTLDRYLDALKEARQQAVELTTLDLNTLPAVVRESTRDAVRQAENYPHIAWENLREAFVLPGIRNAQGQDLIPEHISRESAAGEPIPHVCLKVPTGGGKTLLGVEAVRHLKLGTGFVLWLVPTKAIYTQTWDALRNKEHPYRQILERASGGRVKLLQKDDRFTKQDIENHLCVMLLMLPAANRNRNKEFLKIFRDSSGYASFFPVEDDIREHQALSEKHPDLETAEEDRTAQPRLSRNPKDALMKQSLFNVLKLLRPTVVLDEAHKAYGSPDMVRNKGFVEAVNRLNPRFVLELSATPKLGISNILVNVSGLALKEEEMVKLPIQLRNFPNSDWRYTLAQTKEERDRLEEVAKRYQQTEDRYIRPIAVIRVDRTGKNQRDGVKVHAEDAREELINALGVPAEQIKVKSSEQDELAGVDLMSPFCPVRYIITKDALKEGWDCPFAYLLALLDNTTAATAMTQLIGRVMRQPYARATSLPELDSCYIFCYNQKVETAVANVKKGLEAEGLTGLGDSVEGTGAERVRRTIERKQEYRDMDIFLPRVLHKQGRGWRELNYERDILRAIDWHQLGGVAPINLGEAAQLQEIRATIHLQDEAVINKKLQESAAHTLEVAFFVRRLGDVLPNPWHAARIVKMTFAAYREEGVDEGTLYAHRLYLSEYLKRCLRDHIDKFAEAVFREKLEAGDIQFNLQADGALNYQLERTIEISLTPEARPMLHPHGGPVQLNLFEQVFEAEFNNLETDFALYLDKQNAIQWWHRIAVKQGYFLQGWRRDRVFPDFIACLQRSETGPQRLCLFETKGQHLEGNSDTTYKQQLIETLETAYRNATQHGTMRITTPNNKTMSFRMLFEDSWYETVNETIADPY, encoded by the coding sequence ATGGAACTCAAAGACTATCAACAACAGGCATTAAATACATTGGACCGCTATCTGGATGCTCTCAAGGAGGCGCGCCAACAAGCAGTCGAGTTGACTACCCTTGACCTAAACACACTGCCAGCGGTTGTAAGAGAATCTACAAGAGACGCTGTAAGACAAGCGGAAAATTATCCGCACATTGCGTGGGAAAATTTACGAGAAGCATTTGTCCTGCCGGGCATTCGAAATGCGCAAGGTCAGGATCTGATTCCGGAACACATTTCGCGTGAGAGTGCTGCCGGTGAACCGATTCCGCATGTTTGTCTGAAGGTGCCAACGGGTGGCGGCAAAACTCTGTTGGGTGTAGAGGCGGTGCGTCACTTGAAACTCGGTACGGGGTTTGTGCTCTGGCTTGTTCCTACTAAAGCGATCTACACACAAACGTGGGATGCTTTACGGAACAAAGAGCATCCGTATCGACAGATTCTGGAACGTGCTTCTGGTGGCCGCGTTAAGCTGCTCCAAAAAGACGACAGATTTACAAAACAGGATATTGAGAATCATCTCTGTGTGATGCTCCTCATGCTCCCCGCTGCGAACCGGAACCGAAACAAGGAATTCCTCAAGATTTTCCGCGATAGCAGCGGCTATGCCTCGTTCTTTCCCGTCGAAGATGACATACGGGAACATCAGGCACTTTCAGAAAAACATCCCGACCTTGAAACAGCGGAAGAGGATCGAACCGCACAACCTCGACTCTCCAGAAACCCCAAAGACGCGCTCATGAAACAGAGTCTTTTCAACGTCCTGAAGCTGCTGCGTCCAACAGTGGTTTTAGATGAAGCGCATAAGGCTTACGGGAGTCCAGACATGGTCCGCAATAAGGGCTTTGTGGAAGCGGTAAATCGACTCAATCCGCGCTTCGTATTGGAACTCTCTGCCACCCCTAAACTCGGTATTAGCAATATTCTCGTCAATGTCTCCGGTCTCGCCCTGAAAGAGGAGGAGATGGTAAAACTTCCGATTCAACTCCGAAATTTCCCGAATTCCGATTGGAGGTATACCCTTGCGCAAACAAAAGAGGAACGCGATAGACTTGAGGAGGTAGCGAAACGGTATCAGCAAACAGAGGACCGCTATATCCGACCGATTGCTGTGATTCGCGTAGATCGCACCGGCAAAAACCAGCGCGACGGTGTGAAGGTACACGCCGAGGATGCCCGCGAGGAACTTATTAATGCATTGGGTGTTCCCGCGGAACAGATTAAGGTGAAATCCTCAGAACAGGATGAACTCGCGGGAGTAGATCTCATGAGTCCGTTCTGCCCTGTCCGCTATATCATCACGAAAGATGCCTTGAAAGAGGGGTGGGACTGTCCGTTTGCTTATCTGCTTGCCCTTCTCGACAACACCACCGCGGCGACAGCCATGACGCAGCTTATCGGCAGAGTGATGCGCCAACCCTATGCCCGTGCTACAAGTCTCCCAGAACTGGATAGTTGTTATATCTTTTGCTACAATCAGAAAGTTGAGACGGCAGTTGCGAACGTCAAGAAAGGATTAGAAGCGGAAGGGTTGACAGGATTAGGCGACTCTGTTGAAGGGACGGGTGCAGAGCGTGTGCGGCGAACCATTGAACGTAAACAGGAATACCGTGATATGGACATCTTTCTACCGCGTGTTCTGCATAAGCAGGGACGGGGTTGGCGGGAACTCAATTATGAGCGGGACATCCTGCGTGCAATTGACTGGCATCAACTCGGTGGGGTAGCCCCTATCAACTTGGGCGAGGCGGCACAACTGCAAGAGATCCGTGCCACCATTCATCTCCAAGACGAGGCGGTAATTAATAAAAAATTGCAAGAGAGTGCGGCACACACCTTGGAGGTCGCATTTTTCGTCCGGCGGTTAGGTGATGTGCTGCCAAATCCGTGGCATGCTGCACGCATCGTGAAAATGACGTTCGCTGCCTATCGTGAAGAAGGCGTTGACGAAGGGACTTTGTATGCACATCGGTTGTATCTCTCCGAGTACCTGAAACGCTGTTTGCGCGATCACATTGATAAGTTTGCGGAAGCCGTTTTTCGAGAAAAGTTAGAAGCCGGAGACATCCAGTTTAACCTGCAAGCAGATGGAGCATTAAACTACCAACTGGAAAGAACGATCGAGATCAGTCTCACACCTGAAGCAAGACCGATGCTGCATCCGCACGGGGGTCCGGTACAACTTAATCTGTTTGAACAGGTGTTTGAAGCGGAATTTAACAACTTGGAAACGGATTTCGCGCTCTACTTGGACAAACAGAATGCGATTCAATGGTGGCACCGTATCGCCGTGAAGCAGGGATATTTCTTGCAGGGGTGGCGACGCGACCGCGTCTTCCCCGATTTTATTGCGTGTCTCCAAAGGAGTGAAACGGGACCCCAACGGCTCTGCCTCTTTGAAACTAAGGGACAACACCTTGAGGGTAACAGTGATACTACCTACAAACAGCAGCTTATTGAGACGTTAGAAACAGCCTACCGAAATGCCACACAACACGGCACAATGCGTATCACGACGCCTAATAACAAAACGATGTCTTTCCGTATGTTATTTGAGGATTCATGGTATGAGACGGTGAACGAAACCATCGCTGATCCGTATTAA
- a CDS encoding site-specific DNA-methyltransferase gives MPSLDFKGKQFIYGHHLTVPISTIEIDADKSSTGDNDPSLNDNLIIHSDNLHALKALFPKYAGKIKCIYIDPPYNTGNENWVYNDNVNSPLMQAWLAKHSPVDNEDLERHDKWLCMMWPRLHLLHELLSDDGVIFISIDDDEQHRLRMLTDEIFGAKNFVTNIIWQKKFSPQNDAKYFSDNHDFVLCYAKDKEIWRPILLPRTEKHNERYSNPDNDPRGPWSSSGLDVKTYQAEYDYPITTPSGRVVNPPRSRCWRCSREKFGELVNDNRIWFGEDGNNVPRVKRFLSEVKQGITPLTVWLHEDVGHTQSATQGLNKIGVAFSNPKPPTLLKRILQIGADPDSIILDSFAGSGTTAHAVLALNKADGGNRKFILVECEDYADTITAERVRRVINGVENATDETLRSGLGGSFTYCTLGEPIDEEGMLTGENLPTYEALADYIAYTATGNALTAISEQEDYCFGETNDLRFYLIYEPTLEFLESNQSALDGDRADKIAKTCKETGKKAYVYAPQKFISQKELTDKGITFCQLPYNIYRIME, from the coding sequence ATGCCCTCACTCGATTTCAAAGGTAAACAGTTCATTTACGGACACCACCTCACCGTTCCGATCAGCACTATAGAGATAGACGCAGATAAATCTTCTACTGGCGATAACGATCCATCCCTAAATGATAATCTCATTATCCACAGCGACAATCTGCACGCCCTGAAGGCACTCTTCCCAAAATACGCTGGCAAAATCAAGTGCATCTACATCGATCCTCCGTACAATACCGGCAACGAAAACTGGGTCTACAACGACAACGTCAATAGCCCGCTGATGCAAGCATGGCTGGCGAAACACAGTCCTGTTGATAATGAAGACTTGGAACGTCACGATAAGTGGTTGTGTATGATGTGGCCTCGGTTACATTTATTGCATGAATTGCTGTCCGATGATGGTGTTATTTTTATCTCAATTGACGATGATGAGCAGCATCGTCTTCGAATGCTAACAGACGAGATTTTTGGGGCTAAGAATTTTGTAACTAACATTATCTGGCAGAAAAAATTTAGTCCACAAAATGATGCGAAGTATTTTTCCGATAATCATGATTTTGTGCTGTGTTATGCAAAGGATAAAGAGATATGGAGACCGATTCTCCTACCGCGGACTGAAAAACACAACGAACGATATTCTAATCCGGACAATGATCCACGGGGACCTTGGAGTTCAAGCGGATTAGATGTGAAGACCTACCAAGCAGAGTATGACTATCCGATTACCACTCCATCGGGGCGAGTCGTGAATCCACCGCGAAGTAGATGTTGGCGGTGTAGTAGAGAGAAATTTGGTGAATTGGTAAATGACAATCGAATATGGTTTGGTGAAGATGGTAATAATGTTCCGCGCGTGAAACGGTTTCTGTCGGAAGTAAAACAAGGCATCACGCCCCTGACTGTATGGCTGCACGAAGATGTTGGACACACCCAAAGTGCAACGCAGGGACTCAATAAAATTGGTGTTGCATTTTCAAACCCTAAGCCTCCTACATTATTAAAGCGCATCTTACAAATCGGTGCCGATCCCGATTCTATCATCCTTGACTCTTTTGCCGGTAGTGGTACCACCGCTCACGCTGTCCTCGCGCTTAACAAAGCGGATGGCGGTAATCGAAAGTTTATCCTTGTTGAATGCGAAGATTATGCCGATACCATTACCGCTGAACGCGTCCGACGCGTCATCAACGGCGTTGAAAATGCCACAGACGAAACCCTCCGAAGCGGGCTTGGCGGCTCCTTTACCTACTGCACCCTCGGCGAACCGATTGACGAAGAAGGTATGCTCACCGGCGAAAATCTCCCTACTTACGAGGCCTTAGCCGACTACATCGCTTATACTGCCACGGGAAATGCGTTAACCGCAATCTCGGAACAGGAGGATTATTGCTTTGGTGAAACCAACGACCTTCGTTTCTATCTCATCTATGAACCGACGTTAGAATTTTTGGAGAGCAATCAGTCTGCGTTAGATGGAGACCGCGCGGATAAGATTGCCAAAACGTGCAAAGAGACCGGTAAAAAGGCTTATGTCTATGCGCCACAGAAATTCATCAGTCAGAAAGAGTTAACGGACAAGGGTATCACTTTCTGTCAGTTGCCCTATAACATTTATCGTATCATGGAGTAA
- a CDS encoding DUF433 domain-containing protein yields MNRITFNPEQCGGRPCIRGMRIRVTDVLDLLAAGLSFQEILDEMPALEYEDIVASLQFASQKINHPVIAA; encoded by the coding sequence ATGAACAGAATAACTTTTAATCCGGAGCAATGCGGTGGACGTCCCTGTATCCGAGGGATGCGGATTCGGGTAACAGATGTCTTAGATTTGCTGGCCGCTGGACTTTCTTTTCAAGAAATCCTTGATGAAATGCCGGCCTTAGAATACGAAGATATTGTCGCTTCTCTCCAATTCGCCTCACAAAAAATTAACCATCCTGTAATTGCCGCATGA
- a CDS encoding lipoate--protein ligase family protein — translation MPRGSILMETVGRLLNMGANPAAMNMGIDEAILLAQQEQPNPTLRFYEWSSPAFSFGYFQDIDSEVDVAACRADGIELVKRMTGGGTVVHGWELTYTLILPRTAAEMGISEAYRCIGDSLVKAFQKLGVPAQCYATCPDSSEIAPNICLTNPAEHDVMSDDKKLAGVSVRRNRGGILFQGYISLDMPPPFILKRVSKNPEVQQSVHEKSTAINRDGHSITRDALIQAVSETFDIGIAFNSGELSLTERTQAETLVETKYATAAWNFG, via the coding sequence ATGCCGCGTGGCAGCATCCTGATGGAAACCGTCGGACGCCTCTTAAATATGGGGGCAAACCCCGCGGCAATGAATATGGGGATTGACGAGGCAATTCTGCTCGCGCAGCAGGAGCAGCCGAACCCGACACTGCGGTTTTATGAATGGTCGTCCCCAGCTTTCAGTTTCGGCTACTTCCAAGATATCGACTCGGAAGTTGACGTGGCGGCGTGCCGCGCAGACGGCATCGAACTGGTGAAACGGATGACTGGCGGCGGGACTGTCGTGCATGGCTGGGAATTGACCTACACGCTAATTCTCCCACGAACCGCCGCAGAGATGGGTATTTCCGAGGCGTATCGATGCATTGGGGACTCTCTCGTTAAGGCGTTTCAGAAACTCGGTGTCCCCGCGCAGTGCTATGCCACTTGCCCCGATTCTTCCGAAATCGCTCCCAATATCTGCCTGACGAATCCTGCTGAACATGACGTCATGTCTGACGACAAGAAGTTAGCAGGCGTTTCTGTGAGACGTAACCGGGGCGGGATACTGTTTCAAGGGTATATCTCATTAGATATGCCGCCCCCCTTTATCCTCAAGCGCGTTTCAAAGAATCCGGAAGTTCAACAGAGTGTCCACGAAAAATCGACTGCAATCAACAGAGACGGACATTCTATAACCAGAGACGCGCTCATCCAAGCCGTCTCTGAAACATTTGACATCGGAATTGCGTTTAATTCAGGAGAACTATCGCTAACAGAACGAACACAGGCGGAAACCTTGGTTGAGACCAAGTATGCCACAGCAGCGTGGAATTTTGGATGA